GACGTCATTGTTCATCTTCTCGAATGCCAGCTCGTATTTGAAGCGCCAGTACGCTGAAACGATCATTATGGGTAACACGACACAGCATGAGACGAGAGCCAGTTTCCATGCGAAAGCGAACGCAATCGATATTGCCCCAACCACGTTGAAGAGAGCGACAAAGACACTGGCCATGTTCAGTCccatcaactcttcaagTTGCTTGGGGTCCTGGCCAAGCCGGGACGTTATTGTTCCATGAGAGTGGTCCTCATGATCAAAAAAGGATGTTTTCTGGAACATTACCGCATCAAAATACTGCTTCTGGTATTTCACGCGTATCGTGGATGACATCCGAGTGGCGACGAAGACAACTACAAAGTAGCTGATTCCGATTCCTAAAGCCAGGACGACGAACATGAGTGACCAGAAGTTGCTCCCGGATAGGTTCGAGTCAGTCCCTATGTCGTTGAAAGAAACAATAATCTTCCCAAAAATCCATGCCTGTAATGGTACTCCAGATCCCACACAGGCACCGGCAAATAGAGTCAGAAAAAACGCTGGCCACACATTCTTTGACTCGTAGAACAGTCGGCCAAAGCTTGCAAAGAAGTTCCGTGCCTTGTCTTTAGAAGCCTCCGTCGACGTGCCGACCTCGGAAGCTGCAACGCTCGTCACGCTGGCCAGGACGGGCTTGTCCTCAGTTTCAGCCGACTCATCTCCTGCATCTGTGGGTTCTCCAAGCGATAGGGATTGTGCACGCACAAGCCCTGAGTAGACTCCGCCCTCTATCGTCATGAGACTGTCATGTGTACCTGATTCAGCGACTttgcccttcttcaagacaaTGATACGGTCTGCTTTCTTAATGGTCGACAGTCGATGGGCTATCGTGATAGTGGTCCGGTCTTTCGCAGCCCTGTCAAGGGCCGCTTGGACAATCCTCTCACCACGGACGTCGATAGCACTCGTGGCCTCATCCAGTATAAGTATACTTGGTTTCCGCACGATAGATCGTGCAATAGCCAAcctctgtctctgtccaCCGGAGAGTTTGGCACCACTATCGCCAACGAGCGTGTCCAACCCCTTGCATGTGTTAGCCTTGATGAATTTTCGCCAAGGTTTGGTCACAACTTACATCTGGCAATCGATCAATGAACTCGTCGGCGAATGATTCTCGACAAGCCTCCCTAACAAgttctctcttcttgtcctcggtCTCATTTTCCCATGGACTTCCGATCAGACCATAGGCAACATTCTCATAGACCGTCTCGTTGAATAGAAATGGCTCCTGCGAGACGAGACCTATCTGGGACCTCCACCACTTCAAATCGATGTCATCCAATAATTGGCCTGCTGTCAGGATTCGCCCGTGGACTTCGACGAGAGGTCCTGGTTCTTCAGGCTCGTTATCAACCACGTTTTCTgcgtcaacatcctcatcactctcctttcttcttgtttttgtGACCcccttttttctctttctcaatgACCTTGGCAAGAGCGTGTTGATCCTGTAAGGTGTACCATCTCTGAATGAGCCCAACAATGGTCGATTTGCCTCCCCCGGACGGCCCGACAATCGCATTGATTTTTCCAGCCTCTATACGCAAGTCTAGGCCATCTAGCACCTTGGCATGAGGCCGGCTAGGGTAAGCAAAGGTAACATCCTCGAAAATGATATCCTGTGTCGAAGAGATTTGGGGATCCTTCAGAGTACCCTTGGCAGGCTGCGGAGCGTCGATAACAACAAAGAATTCGCAGGCTGCCACGGTGGCTTTTCCAACAGCTAGCAGCGGCGTAGATGTTCGTTCGAGGGAAAGTACGACAATCATAACAGAGAGCAATACGCTAGGTCTATCAGCACATTATCATTTACCATGTGGACGGACTCACACAAGGACATCTCCCACGCTGTCCAATCTTCCCTCAGAGTACGACTTTGCACCAAACCAGAAACAAAGTGCGAAGCCAGCATATAGCCCGAAAAACTACGCATGTCAGCAGCTTGAAGTTCAGTCACCATCTTAGTTACTTACTACCAAACCGAGTTGTCCGCCAATGAGGGGCGAGAGAAGTTTACCATGTTGGCGGGTTTCTTCGACGAACTGGCCGTATCGCCTGGAAATTTGTGATTCTGCACCGCACGCGGCCACCATTCTGACGCTCGCCAAAGCTTCGCTGGCAACCGCACCAGCTCTGCCCTCTGCCGAGTTCTTGGTCAGCATCGAGGTTTTCGAAGGGCAAGGGTACTGCAACCTTTGTGATGAGCGCATTAACCTTGAGTATCATGGGCAGAAATATGCCCAAGACAAGGAAAAGGTATAGGATGATTGAAGAAGTGACTAGAGTCAGGGACCAATTCTTCACGAATGCTACAATAATCGCAGCCACAATGGTCGAGTTGTATTCAACAAAAGTGCCAAGTTTTTCCGATATGCCTAGCTGCAGGACATTGGCTGTAGATGTGATGGTGCCTGTGGCATAGCCCGGAGGCATTGAGTCGAGGACATGGATGGATTGACCGAATAGTCTTTGTAGGTAGTGAAGTCTGATGGCGGATGATAGCCTGATGCCTATCAAGCGGAAGACGAACTAGAGGTGGTCAGATCAGGCCGAGTGCTTGGATGGAGAGTCAGTTGATCGATCATACCTTGTTGATAGAGTTGAGCACGAAACGACCCAGAAACAGGGCGAACATGTACAACGCCAACTTATCAATGCTATTGTTGAATTCAGTTTGCGATGTTGCGCTGCCTGGCATAAAGTATTCTGTAAAGTTGCCAACGAATTGCCCTAGTGGTCGTCAGGAACAGATTCAGAGTTCGGAGTCGTAAATGGGTTTACCAAAAACTACATTCATTAATGGCAGCGTCTGAAAGACACGTTAGCTaatgatcttgtcttgataCCGAGATTTGGGGCAACTTACAATCCCTGCTCCAATGCTTGCAAAAAATCCTGCAGCATACGCAAAGAAATCCCATTTTGTTGCGTAGGAGAATATCCGCTACAAGTTACTAATGTTAAGAGTGTCACTGATACAATGCGCCCTCAGGGGGTTACTCACCAGGTAATCTTTGAAATTTGCTGTCCGCTCAGGTCGGGCTTTTGCCTTGGCTTGCAACTCGTCTTCTTTTGCATCATTTGTTAAAGGGCCTTGAGGCTCCGAAGAAGGGGAGTTGACAGACTTCTCGATtttgtcatgatgatcaacagccatgatggcgacgaaaCTTGGACACCTTCACGTATGGGGTCCTGGACAGCAGATTCAATATTCCAAATGAGGACATTCATGGAAATCGGAGGAGCTCTCAAAGTCGCGCATTGGCTAAAGGAGTAATGTGtgtagaggaagaagaggaatcGATGGTTGGCTGCTATAGGCAGACATCAACTGATGTACTTGATACTGGGTAGGAAGGCTGTAAGTATAGTTGTTACAGCCCAGACTTGTTCAGTTAACTTGGTATATTACCGTATCGGGAAGTCGTGGATACGAGATACGAGACCACCAGGCATTGAAGTATGGAGTAAAAAACTGGTGATTCTTGACGTGACAAGGGCCTTATAAACTGACGGCGGTCGATGAAGGGTGCCCGTGGTGATCAACGACGCAGGAAAAACGAGTGTATTCTGCCAGATCTATATTTGAGACTGGATTCGATCTTTTGAACACTTCTCATCGGCCAATCCCTGTCTGTCAGCATGCTAATGGCTTGGTCACCACAGACCATGTTTTGACTCAGGGcctgtgaagaagagggacCGAGTACGCGTACATGTATGGAGTTGTATGATATAGGATGCAACTAATTAAGTATCCGTAGGGGTGCAAGAAATGTTCCCAAATAAGCTTGATTGGCCGCTGACAATGAACTACATACCTTGCCTATCAACTATACCTATATTCAGGAGATTGGTGCTGTACAAAGTCGTCTTTCTGCCTGGATGCCCGTCATGGACTTGGTGAACTGTCCTGTCCTGCTAAGTAGTTACGGAGtactatgtatgtattcCTTAAGGCAAGGTTGGCCCAGCCAATAGCGCCAGCTTGATATGATACCGGTCCCTGATTTCCATCCTCGCTTCGGGTAAGCTCTTCGGGTTCGGATCGAATCAAGATTCCGATCCAATATGAGTTGGTGGTGTGCATGCCAGATCCCGTCACAGCACTCACCACTCGCGTACCATTTCTGGGGCATAGGGTCCACGGAAGGATGACTTTAATTCTGACGCGTAGGTATGTACTTCAGTGAGCGTCCCGTAATCTCAGGAAGCAtgggatgaagctgatgtcCCGTTTCTTAATTATCGTGTGTGCCGGATTGTCGCATTAAACAAGTATGAATACCTAGCTAGTAAGATCACTTCTGTCAACATAATGAGTTTCTGAGAAACTGCATTTAAGTATCCTCAAAAATATATCCAAGTGTTAAGTCACTCCACCCTCTCAACGACAAAAGGCGAAAGATAGATAGCTACGAACCCTATAACGTGACTACGATCTAATAAAACAACAATGGCAATTGTATTCATATATTCTACATGTCTAGCTCTTGTGATCATTTTGTGTGCAAATGTCTATTAGTACTTCCTGTAATGAGTAACTAGGTATGCTGATAGTATCGGATTGCTCTTTGGGCTAAGACTTATAACTATGGCGTTACTTGGTTTGTTGAACTCCTTGTCACTTCACACTACGATTATTCATAAGCGCATAAGCCTTGTCAATTTCTATAAATACTCTGATTTAAACTTCCCTCAAGTTCTGTATCGTTTTGACATCTATATCTAATAAAGTATAAAGCATAATGTATATATTTACCCTGTACATCTAGATAGCTTCGCGCTGAATTTAGTGCCCTATATAACAAACCTCGAACTTGTGTTAATATGATACGTATCGTCTCTTCTCCGTATAAGTAAATATACGAgatcctctcctctccaagaTTTCTTACAACTCGCAGTCATCTATTCTTTCAGAccaaggtaggtaccttagaTATCGGATCTGATAATACCGGTAAATCAGAGCCAATTAGTGCAGTGTAGGCTCCCCATATGCCCCACCAACTAGTTCTCTTGGGGTAGGTAGACAGCCTAGGCTACCTTGGCCGATTGCTTCTCCCACTGGAAAGGTTTTATGCGCGATTGACTTGCTGTCAGTATCTAAAGTGTGACGCataccttagtaggtaggtatcccCGTCCCGCCGCTCGCATGATGAGCATCGGCCTCCATTTTTGTGGTGAATTCCAAAGCTTCAATTTCCTCTGAGGCCGTCGCGTCCTCGCATCGAATGATAGGGAGATGAGGCCAAAACCAGCCCCAATCAAATCCCTTTCCCTGAGCCGCATTACGGCAAGACCACTGTCGCCCACACCTGCGCCTTCCTGTCTTGCTCTTACTCGGAGGTATCGTCATTCAAggttcctcagcctcgacCCCTCCATCACAGTCTTTTCCCTGCCCCGCTacgcttcttcctcttcctcttcttccaccaccaccactcTAGAGTCTCCCACATCCCTCGAAATGGCGCCCAAGAATAAATTCGAGCTCAAGACCCCCAAGGGCACAAAGGACTGTAAGTGATTGAATCAATCGTACCGCAGAGGCCATTTCTTAACACCATCCAAGGGGAGGGGAAGGATATGGTTATTCGTGaccacatcttcaacaccatcacccaAGTCTTCAAGCGCCACGGAGGAGTCACGATCGATACCCCCGTCTTTGAGCTCCGAGAGATCCTCGCTGGAAAATATGGAGAGGACAGCAAGCTCATCTATGACCTTGCTGACCAAGGTGGTGAGATCTGCTCTCTGCGATATGACTTGACAGTCCCCTTCGCCCGCTTCCTAGCCATGAACAAGCAGATTCAAAACATCAAGAGATATCACATCGCCAAGGTCTACCGCCGAGACCAACCTGCCATGACCAAAGGTCGCATGCGAGAATTCTACCAGTGCGATTTCGACATTGCCGGCACCTACGACCCCATGCTGCCCGACGCCGAAGTCATCCGCATCATCACAGAAGTATTTGAGGGACTTGGTTGGAACGGTGGATACACGATCAAGTTAAATCACCGAAAGATTCTGGACGGTATTTTCCAAGTCTGTGGAGTCCCTGAGGACAAGATCCGCACCATTTCCTCGGCCGTcgacaagctcgacaagctGCCTTGGGCTGATGTGCGAAAGGAGATGACCGAGGAAAAGGGACTTGACGGCGATGTCGCTGACCGAATCGGAGAGTGGGTTGttctcaagggcaagcagGATctgctggagaagcttcagagCACAGAGAGCTTGGCCGCAAACGAATCCatgaagaagggaatggAAGATCTTGCTCTGCTGTTTGAGTATCTAGAGGCCTTCGATTGCCTGGATCGCGTTTCTTTTGACCTCAGCTTGGCTCGCGGCCTCGACTATTACACCGGACTTATCTACGAGGTCGTTACCCAGGGCTCTGCTCCCGAGGTCACACCTGGGCAGGAGAATGCTGAGTCTAAgccttccaagaagaagggtaagaAGGGctctgaggatgacgacCGTTCCGACGACCCCACGGTCGGCGTAGGAAGTGTGGCTGCCGGTGGCCGGTACGACAACCTTGTTGGCATGTTCTCTGGCAAGAGCCAAATCCCCTGCGTCGGTATCTCCTTTGGCGTCGACAGGATTTTCTCtatcaccaaggccaagatggcCGCTGAGAAGAATGCTGCTGTGCGTAACAATGATGTCGATGTTTATGTCATGGCCTTTGGTCAGGGATATCTGAAAGAACGTATGTCAGTGTGCGCTAAGCTATGGGAGTCTGGAATCAAGGTTAGTTGACTTTCCCCACGAACCTTACTATTCCA
This region of Fusarium verticillioides 7600 chromosome 3, whole genome shotgun sequence genomic DNA includes:
- a CDS encoding hypothetical protein (At least one base has a quality score < 10); amino-acid sequence: MAVDHHDKIEKSVNSPSSEPQGPLTNDAKEDELQAKAKARPERTANFKDYLRIFSYATKWDFFAYAAGFFASIGAGITLPLMNVVFGQFVGNFTEYFMPGSATSQTEFNNSIDKLALYMFALFLGRFVLNSINKFVFRLIGIRLSSAIRLHYLQRLFGQSIHVLDSMPPGYATGTITSTANVLQLGISEKLGTFVEYNSTIVAAIIVAFVKNWSLTLVTSSIILYLFLVLGIFLPMILKVNALITKNSAEGRAGAVASEALASVRMVAACGAESQISRRYGQFVEETRQHGKLLSPLIGGQLGLVFFGLYAGFALCFWFGAKSYSEGRLDSVGDVLVVLLSVMIVVLSLERTSTPLLAVGKATVAACEFFVVIDAPQPAKGTLKDPQISSTQDIIFEDVTFAYPSRPHAKVLDGLDLRIEAGKINAIVGPSGGGKSTIVGLIQRWYTLQDQHALAKGVTKTRRKESDEDVDAENVVDNEPEEPGPLVEVHGRILTAGQLLDDIDLKWWRSQIGLVSQEPFLFNETVYENVAYGLIGSPWENETEDKKRELVREACRESFADEFIDRLPDGLDTLVGDSGAKLSGGQRQRLAIARSIVRKPSILILDEATSAIDVRGERIVQAALDRAAKDRTTITIAHRLSTIKKADRIIVLKKGKVAESGTHDSLMTIEGGVYSGLVRAQSLSLGEPTDAGDESAETEDKPVLASVTSVAASEVGTSTEASKDKARNFFASFGRLFYESKNVWPAFFLTLFAGACVGSGVPLQAWIFGKIIVSFNDIGTDSNLSGSNFWSLMFVVLALGIGISYFVVVFVATRMSSTIRVKYQKQYFDAVMFQKTSFFDHEDHSHGTITSRLGQDPKQLEELMGLNMASVFVALFNVVGAISIAFAFAWKLALVSCCVVLPIMIVSAYWRFKYELAFEKMNNDVFAESSKFASESIGAFRTVTSLTLEDSICLRYQNLLNEHVISAYRKARWVSILFGFSDSASMACQALNFWWGGRLLSRHEIGLVAFFVCFMAITNGSEAAGQALGFGPNSAMASAAANRILNMRESRPRDKVSTSQEIPDTDGGMSIELDNISFKYPTRSTPVFKGLSLKIEKGQFAGLVGASGSGKSSIISLLERFYDLDKGRLLLNGKDATDINLYEYRKYFSLVAQEATLFQGTIKENILLGVDPSAITDEQLHQACRDASIHDFVVSLPEGYNTNIGSRGVSLSGGQKQRVAIARALIRDPKVLLLDEATSSLDSESEKLVQSAFERASEGRTMLVVAHRLATVQDADVIFVLGDGQLLEQGCHAELLKRRGVYWNMCQSQSLDR
- a CDS encoding histidyl-tRNA synthetase, whose amino-acid sequence is MRPKPAPIKSLSLSRITARPLSPTPAPSCLALTRRYRHSRFLSLDPSITVFSLPRYASSSSSSSTTTTLESPTSLEMAPKNKFELKTPKGTKDWEGKDMVIRDHIFNTITQVFKRHGGVTIDTPVFELREILAGKYGEDSKLIYDLADQGGEICSLRYDLTVPFARFLAMNKQIQNIKRYHIAKVYRRDQPAMTKGRMREFYQCDFDIAGTYDPMLPDAEVIRIITEVFEGLGWNGGYTIKLNHRKILDGIFQVCGVPEDKIRTISSAVDKLDKLPWADVRKEMTEEKGLDGDVADRIGEWVVLKGKQDLLEKLQSTESLAANESMKKGMEDLALLFEYLEAFDCLDRVSFDLSLARGLDYYTGLIYEVVTQGSAPEVTPGQENAESKPSKKKGKKGSEDDDRSDDPTVGVGSVAAGGRYDNLVGMFSGKSQIPCVGISFGVDRIFSITKAKMAAEKNAAVRNNDVDVYVMAFGQGYLKERMSVCAKLWESGIKAEFLYKVRPKLPAQFKAAEANGVPFAIFLGEDEVKAGNVKIKEMGLQEGHPEKEGILVSMSDMAKEIKVRLQRKRELDEMTRQAEGLRVVHGIKGDEVKDVEKEVEDANPETTPAAIEATPGTEEPAHSSSTV